TAGCACACAAGTTGTTAATTCTAGTATGGTAGCGAGTTAGAGCGCTGCTTAATCGTTCTGACGTAAATAGCAGTGCCACACTAGTGAACCACATTAGGTGCAGTAGCATGATATATAAACCATAAACTGGTGCGATTGTGCTGCCATTATTTAAACTCATCACTTGGCTAAAGATACTTAAGAAAAACAGCATTGTTTTAGGGTTTAAAACATTGCAAAGAAAACCCTGGGCCAGATATTGCTGACGGCTAGTGGTTAATGAAACCCCTTTTTCAGGGGTTATGCTTGTCGAAACCGAGATTAAGCCTTTTATCCCAAGATAGATG
The Shewanella sp. KX20019 DNA segment above includes these coding regions:
- a CDS encoding LysE family translocator; translated protein: MEIISLLILGVVIVISPGADFALVLKNSINNGRRSGIYTALGISLAITVHIGYSLMGIGYLISHSQWLFELIRYAGALYLIYLGIKGLISVSTSITPEKGVSLTTSRQQYLAQGFLCNVLNPKTMLFFLSIFSQVMSLNNGSTIAPVYGLYIMLLHLMWFTSVALLFTSERLSSALTRYHTRINNLCAIALIGFGVLLGLKPGH